A single Mastomys coucha isolate ucsf_1 chromosome X, UCSF_Mcou_1, whole genome shotgun sequence DNA region contains:
- the Pin4 gene encoding peptidyl-prolyl cis-trans isomerase NIMA-interacting 4, translated as MPPKGKSGSGKGGKGGAASGSDSADKKSQGPKGGGNAVKVRHILCEKHGKIMEAMEKLKSGMRFSEVATQYSEDKARQGGDLGWMTRGSMVGPFQDAAFALPVSGMDKPVFTDPPVKTKFGYHIIMVEGRK; from the exons ATGCCGCCGAAGGGGAAAAGTGGTTctggaaaaggagggaaag GAGGTGCAGCCTCTGGGAGTGACAGTGCTGACAAGAAGTCTCAGGGTCCTAAAGGTGGTGGCAACGCAGTAAAG GTCAGACACATTCTATGTGAAAAACATGGGAAAATCATGGAAGCCATGGAAAAATTAAAGTCTGGAATGAGATTCAGTGAAGTGGCCACACAATATAGTGAAGATAAAGCCAGACAGGGG GGTGACTTAGGTTGGATGACCAGAGGATCCATGGTGGGGCCATTTCAAGATGCAGCATTTGCCTTGCCTGTAAGTGGGATGGATAAACCTGTGTTTACAGACCCACCAGTTAAGACCAAATTTGGATATCATATTATTATGGttgaagggagaaaataa